In the Streptomyces sp. BHT-5-2 genome, one interval contains:
- a CDS encoding RNA polymerase sigma factor codes for MSPRAAARAVGRPGGPSAAAPVLVPPSRDHLEVAPVQTRTLPAAPPGGTPAAPPDTGLPAVPVTVPQQAEPPAAELLAAEHPEPPDPPEHPDKADVPQSADAPDPTGGVDTPEPADPAPRADAGGPSSDLFRQYLREIGRIPLLTAAEEVDLARRVEAGLFAEEKLTRTPDLDSQLAHDLDTLVVLGRIAKRRLIESNLRLVVSVAKRYVGRGLTMLDLVQEGNLGLIRAVEKFDYARGYKFSTYATWWIRQAMSRALADQARTIRVPVHVVELINRVVRVQRRMLQERGHEPTPEDVAGQLGLAPERVTEVLRLAQEPVSLHAPVGEEDDVALGDLIEDGDAASPVESAAFLLLREHLDAVLSTLGERERKVVQLRYGLADGRPRTLEEIGRIFGVTRERIRQIESKTLGKLRDHAFADQLRGYLD; via the coding sequence GTGAGCCCCCGCGCAGCCGCTCGTGCCGTGGGGCGGCCCGGCGGCCCGTCCGCCGCCGCCCCGGTCCTCGTGCCGCCCAGCCGCGATCACCTGGAGGTCGCCCCCGTGCAGACCCGGACCCTCCCCGCCGCACCCCCCGGCGGCACACCGGCCGCCCCGCCCGATACCGGCCTGCCGGCCGTACCGGTCACGGTCCCGCAGCAGGCCGAGCCCCCCGCCGCCGAACTCCTCGCCGCGGAACACCCGGAGCCCCCGGACCCGCCCGAGCACCCGGACAAAGCCGACGTCCCGCAAAGCGCGGACGCCCCGGACCCCACGGGCGGCGTGGACACCCCCGAGCCCGCCGACCCCGCACCCCGGGCCGACGCCGGCGGCCCCTCCTCCGACCTCTTCCGCCAGTACCTCCGCGAGATCGGCCGGATACCGCTGCTCACCGCAGCCGAGGAGGTCGACCTGGCCCGCCGCGTCGAGGCCGGCCTGTTCGCCGAGGAGAAACTCACCCGCACCCCCGACCTCGACTCCCAACTCGCCCACGACCTCGACACGTTGGTCGTCCTGGGTCGGATCGCCAAGCGCCGCCTGATCGAGTCCAACCTCCGCCTGGTCGTCTCCGTCGCCAAGCGCTACGTCGGCCGCGGCCTGACCATGCTCGACCTCGTCCAGGAGGGCAACCTCGGCCTGATCCGCGCCGTCGAGAAGTTCGACTACGCCCGCGGCTACAAGTTCTCCACCTACGCGACCTGGTGGATCCGCCAGGCCATGTCCCGCGCCCTCGCCGACCAGGCCCGCACCATCCGTGTCCCCGTCCACGTCGTCGAACTCATCAACCGCGTCGTCCGCGTCCAGCGCCGGATGCTCCAGGAACGCGGCCACGAACCCACCCCCGAGGACGTCGCCGGCCAGCTCGGCCTCGCCCCCGAACGCGTCACCGAGGTCCTGCGCCTGGCCCAGGAACCCGTCTCCCTGCACGCCCCCGTGGGCGAGGAGGACGACGTGGCCCTCGGCGACCTCATCGAGGACGGCGACGCCGCCTCACCCGTCGAGTCCGCCGCGTTCCTGCTGCTCCGCGAGCACCTCGACGCGGTCCTCTCCACCCTCGGCGAACGCGAACGCAAGGTCGTCCAGCTCCGCTACGGCCTCGCCGACGGCCGCCCCCGCACCCTGGAGGAGATCGGCCGGATCTTCGGCGTCACCCGCGAACGCATCCGCCAGATCGAGTCCAAGACCCTCGGCAAACTCCGCGACCACGCCTTCGCCGACCAGCTCCGCGGCTACCTCGACTGA
- the dnaG gene encoding DNA primase: MAGRINDDDVKAVRDAVPIDAVVSEYLQLRNAGGGNLKGLCPFHDEKSPSFHVSPAKGLYHCFGCQEGGDTVDFVMKIDHLSFAETIERLAAQAGITLRYEEGGYTPGRQQGERTRLVEAHKAAAQYYTEQLESPEAAVARTFLADRGFDQAAAQHFGVGYSPAGWDHLTRFLRGRGFTDKELVLSGLSQEGRRGPIDRFRGRLMWPIRDISGEVVGFGARKLRDDDNGPKYLNTPETPLYRKSQVLYGIDLAKKEIAKGNRAVVVEGYTDVMACHLAGVTTAIATCGTAFGEGHIKILRRLLMDNSGSEVVFTFDGDAAGQKAALRAFEDDQKFAAETSIAITPGGMDPCDLRLAKGDGAVADLVESRTPLFEFALRQVVARHNLDTPVGRAAALDEAAPIVARIKNSAIQHESAVQLAGMLGILDTQFVVRRVSQLARWARERGRDGGGPGQGRPQRHDAPPAEQPRPAPGGPALNLRSPAHRVERELLKLALQRPDLVSPAFDAYGADEFTAPPYAVVRRCIEDAGGATAGSADGEYLTRVREAAPDDTVRAMITELAVEPLHTRREADEAYAGVQLVAVRLAAVNHRVGEIRGTLQRLGPRADPQQLAAVQNELWVLQQYGQSLRERGAAAL, translated from the coding sequence GTGGCAGGCAGGATCAACGATGACGATGTGAAGGCGGTGCGGGACGCGGTCCCGATCGACGCCGTCGTGTCCGAGTACCTCCAGCTCCGCAACGCCGGCGGCGGCAACCTCAAGGGCCTGTGCCCCTTCCACGACGAGAAGTCCCCGTCCTTCCACGTGAGCCCCGCCAAGGGCCTCTACCACTGCTTCGGCTGCCAAGAGGGCGGCGACACCGTCGACTTCGTCATGAAGATCGACCACCTCTCCTTCGCCGAGACCATCGAACGCCTCGCCGCCCAGGCCGGCATCACCCTCCGCTATGAGGAGGGCGGCTACACCCCCGGCCGCCAGCAGGGCGAGCGCACCCGCCTGGTCGAGGCCCACAAGGCCGCCGCCCAGTACTACACCGAGCAGCTGGAGAGCCCCGAGGCCGCCGTCGCCCGTACCTTCCTCGCCGACCGCGGTTTCGACCAGGCCGCCGCCCAGCACTTCGGCGTCGGCTACAGCCCCGCCGGCTGGGACCACCTCACCCGCTTCCTGCGCGGCCGCGGCTTCACCGACAAGGAGCTGGTCCTCTCCGGCCTCTCCCAGGAGGGCCGCCGCGGCCCCATCGACCGCTTCCGCGGCCGCCTGATGTGGCCCATCCGCGACATCTCCGGCGAGGTCGTCGGCTTCGGCGCCCGCAAGCTCCGCGACGACGACAACGGCCCCAAGTACCTCAACACCCCCGAGACCCCCCTCTACCGCAAGTCCCAGGTCCTCTACGGCATCGACCTCGCCAAGAAGGAGATCGCCAAGGGCAACCGCGCCGTCGTCGTCGAGGGCTACACCGACGTCATGGCCTGCCACCTCGCCGGCGTCACCACCGCCATCGCCACCTGCGGCACCGCCTTCGGCGAGGGCCACATCAAGATCCTCCGCCGCCTGCTGATGGACAACTCCGGCTCCGAGGTGGTCTTCACCTTCGACGGCGACGCCGCCGGCCAGAAGGCCGCCCTGCGCGCCTTCGAGGACGACCAGAAGTTCGCCGCCGAGACCTCCATCGCCATCACCCCCGGCGGCATGGACCCCTGCGACCTGCGGCTCGCCAAGGGCGACGGCGCCGTCGCCGATCTCGTCGAATCCCGCACCCCGCTCTTCGAGTTCGCGCTCCGCCAGGTCGTCGCCCGGCACAACCTCGACACCCCGGTCGGCCGGGCCGCCGCCCTCGACGAGGCCGCCCCCATCGTCGCCCGCATCAAGAACAGCGCCATCCAGCACGAATCCGCCGTCCAACTGGCCGGCATGCTCGGCATCCTGGACACCCAGTTCGTCGTCCGCCGGGTCTCCCAGCTCGCCCGCTGGGCCCGCGAGCGCGGCCGCGACGGCGGCGGCCCCGGCCAGGGCCGCCCGCAGCGCCACGACGCACCCCCCGCCGAGCAGCCGCGCCCCGCCCCCGGCGGTCCCGCCCTCAACCTCCGCAGCCCCGCCCACCGCGTCGAACGGGAACTCCTCAAGCTCGCCCTCCAGCGCCCCGACCTGGTCTCCCCGGCCTTCGACGCCTACGGCGCCGACGAGTTCACCGCGCCCCCGTACGCCGTCGTCCGACGGTGCATCGAGGACGCCGGCGGCGCCACCGCCGGATCCGCCGACGGCGAGTACCTCACCCGGGTCCGCGAGGCCGCCCCCGACGACACCGTCCGCGCCATGATCACCGAGCTGGCAGTGGAGCCGCTGCACACCCGCCGGGAGGCCGACGAGGCATACGCAGGCGTCCAGTTGGTCGCCGTCCGCCTCGCCGCCGTCAACCACCGCGTCGGCGAGATCCGCGGCACCCTCCAGCGCCTGGGCCCGCGCGCCGACCCCCAGCAGCTCGCCGCCGTCCAGAACGAACTCTGGGTCCTCCAGCAGTACGGCCAGTCCCTCCGCGAACGCGGCGCCGCCGCGCTCTAG
- a CDS encoding pyridoxal-phosphate dependent enzyme: MTSGPTRPTGSTDSTGPGGSGTPDVTLDDVRDAARRLAGAAHRTPVLRSRTLDTRTGTRAFLKCENFQRAGAFKFRGAYHALSRLTPEQLARGVVAHSSGNHAQALALAARERGTRAVIVMPADAPRSKRDATAGYGAEIVAYDRYTEDRAALSARIAQERGLTLIPPYDHPHVIAGQGTAALELLEETGPLDVLLVPVGGGGLMAGCATAATALAPGTRMIGVEPEAGDDTRRSLAAGHRVAVPVPRTIADGQAVETPGELTFAINRRLVDSVVLVTDDEIRAAMAFAFERLKIVVEPSGASALAALLAGRPEPLPGPAPARIGVIVSGGNIGPDRFRELLP, encoded by the coding sequence ATGACCTCTGGTCCCACGCGCCCCACCGGCTCCACCGACAGCACCGGCCCCGGCGGCAGCGGCACCCCGGACGTCACCCTCGACGACGTCCGGGACGCCGCCCGCCGGCTGGCCGGCGCGGCCCACCGCACCCCGGTGCTGCGCTCCCGCACCCTCGACACCCGGACCGGCACCCGGGCCTTCCTCAAGTGCGAGAACTTCCAACGGGCCGGCGCCTTCAAGTTCCGCGGCGCCTACCACGCCCTCTCCCGCCTCACCCCCGAGCAGCTGGCCCGCGGGGTCGTCGCCCACTCCTCCGGCAACCACGCCCAGGCCCTCGCCCTCGCCGCCCGGGAACGCGGCACCCGCGCCGTCATCGTCATGCCCGCCGACGCCCCGCGCTCCAAACGGGACGCCACCGCCGGCTACGGCGCCGAGATCGTCGCCTACGACCGCTACACCGAGGACCGCGCCGCCCTCAGCGCCCGCATCGCCCAGGAGCGCGGCCTGACCCTGATCCCCCCGTACGACCACCCGCACGTCATCGCCGGACAGGGCACCGCCGCCCTGGAGCTCCTGGAGGAGACCGGCCCGCTCGACGTCCTCCTCGTACCCGTCGGCGGCGGCGGGCTGATGGCCGGCTGCGCCACCGCCGCCACCGCGCTGGCCCCCGGCACCCGCATGATCGGCGTCGAGCCCGAGGCCGGCGACGACACCCGCCGCTCCCTGGCCGCCGGCCACCGCGTCGCCGTCCCCGTGCCGCGCACCATCGCCGACGGCCAGGCCGTCGAGACCCCCGGCGAGCTGACCTTCGCGATCAACCGGCGGCTGGTCGACTCCGTGGTCCTCGTCACCGACGACGAGATCCGCGCCGCCATGGCCTTCGCCTTCGAACGCCTCAAGATCGTCGTCGAGCCCAGCGGCGCCAGCGCCCTCGCCGCCCTGCTCGCCGGCCGCCCGGAGCCGCTCCCGGGCCCCGCACCGGCCCGTATCGGCGTGATCGTCTCCGGCGGCAACATCGGCCCGGACCGCTTCCGGGAACTCCTGCCCTGA
- a CDS encoding NAD(P)/FAD-dependent oxidoreductase — MVDTHQTFVIVGGGLAGAKAAETLRAEGFTGRVILICDERDHPYERPPLSKGYLLGKEERDSVFIHEPAFYAQARIELHLGQPAVHLDPTARTVRLGDGTLIAYDKLLLATGAEPRRLNIPGTGLAGVHHLRRLAHAERLRGVLASLGRENGHLVIAGAGWIGLEVAAAARSYGAEVTIVEPEPTPLHGILGPELGALFTDLHSERGVRFHFGARLTEIVGQDGVVVSVRTDDGEEHPAHDVLAAIGAAPRTALAEQAGLDVVDRADGGGIAVDAALRTSDPYIHAAGDAAAADHPLLDTRLRVEHWANALNGGPAAARAMLGQDISYDRVPYFFSDQYDLGMEYSGYAPPGSYDQVVCRGDVGKREFIAFWLSEGRVLAGMNVNVWDVAEHVQQLIRSAAPLDPEKLADPTVPLTSLLP, encoded by the coding sequence GTGGTCGACACGCACCAGACGTTCGTCATCGTCGGGGGTGGCCTGGCCGGAGCGAAGGCCGCGGAGACGCTCCGCGCGGAAGGGTTCACCGGCCGGGTGATCCTCATCTGTGACGAGCGCGACCACCCCTACGAGCGCCCCCCGCTCTCCAAGGGGTACCTGCTCGGCAAGGAGGAGCGCGACAGCGTCTTCATCCACGAGCCCGCCTTCTACGCCCAGGCCCGGATCGAGCTCCACCTGGGCCAGCCCGCCGTCCACCTGGACCCCACCGCCCGGACCGTCCGCCTGGGCGACGGCACCCTCATCGCCTACGACAAGCTGCTGCTGGCCACCGGCGCCGAACCCCGCCGCCTGAACATCCCCGGCACCGGCCTGGCCGGCGTCCACCACCTCCGCCGCCTCGCCCACGCCGAACGCCTCCGCGGCGTCCTCGCCTCCCTGGGGCGCGAGAACGGCCACCTGGTCATCGCCGGCGCCGGCTGGATCGGCCTCGAAGTGGCCGCCGCGGCCCGCTCCTACGGCGCCGAGGTCACCATCGTCGAACCCGAACCGACGCCCCTGCACGGCATCCTCGGCCCCGAACTCGGCGCCCTCTTCACCGACCTGCACAGCGAGCGCGGCGTCCGCTTCCACTTCGGCGCCCGCCTCACCGAGATCGTCGGCCAGGACGGCGTGGTCGTCTCCGTCCGCACCGACGACGGCGAGGAACACCCCGCCCACGACGTGCTCGCCGCCATCGGCGCCGCCCCCCGCACCGCCCTCGCCGAACAGGCCGGCCTCGACGTCGTCGACCGCGCCGACGGCGGCGGGATCGCCGTCGACGCCGCGCTGCGCACCTCCGACCCGTACATCCACGCCGCCGGCGACGCGGCCGCCGCCGACCACCCCCTCCTGGACACCCGGCTGCGCGTCGAGCACTGGGCCAACGCCCTCAACGGCGGCCCGGCGGCCGCCCGCGCCATGCTCGGCCAGGACATCAGCTACGACCGCGTCCCGTACTTCTTCTCCGACCAGTACGACCTCGGCATGGAGTACTCCGGCTACGCCCCGCCCGGCTCCTACGACCAGGTCGTCTGCCGCGGCGACGTCGGCAAGCGGGAGTTCATCGCCTTCTGGCTCAGCGAGGGCCGCGTCCTGGCCGGCATGAACGTCAACGTCTGGGACGTCGCCGAGCACGTTCAGCAACTGATCCGCTCCGCTGCCCCGTTGGACCCCGAGAAGCTGGCCGATCCCACCGTTCCCCTGACCTCACTGCTCCCGTAA
- a CDS encoding deoxyguanosinetriphosphate triphosphohydrolase, translating to MTGTTRATPPSHGEDPRAALPGYTAADTERWVPEPDKRPGRTAFQRDRARVLHSAALRRLAGKTQVVTPGSATQAWDASPRTRLTHSLECAQVGRELGAALGCDPDLVETACLAHDLGHPPFGHNGEQALNEVAAPCGGFEGNAQSLRLLARLEPKRFVPSPDGAPVSVGLNLTRAALDAATKYPWPRGAHPDGPDAVKFGVYADDLPVFAWFRQGAPSGRRSFEAQVMDWADDVAYSVHDVEDGLHAGHLDPNVLLADPERAEIFAVAAERYAPGAAEAELAAALDRLLEQEWWPHGYDGSALAQARLKDATSQLIGRFCLAAEGATRSRFSSGPLTRYAAELVVPAETRLECAVLKAVADRYVIQRPDQEALRADQRVVIAELAEALLARAPDGLDPQFRSLFDAAPDDTARLRAVIDQIAALTDASARNLHARLTRPPGNG from the coding sequence ATGACGGGCACAACACGGGCAACCCCTCCCAGCCACGGCGAGGACCCGCGCGCGGCGCTCCCCGGCTACACCGCGGCGGACACCGAACGCTGGGTCCCCGAGCCGGACAAACGCCCCGGGCGCACCGCCTTCCAGCGCGACCGCGCCCGGGTCCTGCACTCCGCCGCACTGCGCCGGCTCGCCGGCAAGACCCAGGTCGTCACCCCCGGCAGCGCCACCCAGGCATGGGACGCCAGCCCCCGCACCCGTCTGACGCACTCCCTGGAGTGCGCCCAGGTGGGTCGCGAACTGGGCGCCGCCCTCGGCTGCGACCCGGATCTGGTCGAGACCGCCTGTCTGGCGCACGACCTCGGCCACCCGCCCTTCGGGCACAACGGCGAACAGGCCCTCAACGAGGTCGCCGCGCCCTGCGGCGGCTTCGAGGGCAACGCCCAGTCGCTGCGCCTCCTGGCCCGTCTGGAACCCAAGCGCTTCGTGCCGTCCCCGGACGGCGCGCCGGTCAGCGTCGGCCTCAACCTCACCCGCGCCGCCCTGGACGCCGCCACCAAGTACCCCTGGCCGCGCGGCGCCCACCCCGACGGCCCGGACGCCGTGAAGTTCGGCGTCTACGCCGACGACCTGCCCGTCTTCGCGTGGTTCCGGCAGGGCGCCCCGTCCGGCCGGCGCAGCTTCGAGGCGCAGGTCATGGACTGGGCCGACGACGTCGCCTACTCGGTGCACGACGTCGAGGACGGGCTGCACGCCGGCCACCTCGACCCCAACGTGCTGCTCGCCGACCCCGAACGCGCCGAGATCTTCGCGGTCGCCGCCGAGCGCTACGCCCCCGGCGCCGCCGAGGCGGAGCTGGCCGCGGCACTGGACCGCCTGCTGGAGCAGGAGTGGTGGCCGCACGGCTACGACGGCTCGGCGCTCGCCCAGGCCCGCCTCAAGGACGCCACCAGCCAGCTCATCGGCCGCTTCTGCCTGGCCGCCGAGGGCGCCACCCGGTCCCGCTTCAGCAGCGGCCCGCTCACCCGGTACGCGGCGGAGCTGGTGGTTCCGGCCGAAACCCGCCTGGAATGCGCCGTTCTCAAAGCAGTCGCCGATCGCTACGTGATACAGCGCCCGGACCAGGAAGCGCTCCGTGCCGACCAGCGCGTGGTGATCGCCGAACTCGCCGAGGCGCTGCTCGCCCGCGCCCCCGACGGCCTTGACCCGCAGTTCCGTTCACTGTTCGACGCGGCCCCCGACGACACCGCCCGGCTGCGGGCCGTGATCGACCAGATCGCGGCGCTCACCGACGCCTCCGCGCGTAATCTTCACGCTCGCCTCACACGTCCCCCTGGTAACGGTTAG
- a CDS encoding sirohydrochlorin chelatase: protein MTASTANQPTQESRLSAPTPGPSAPPFAPLAAAGLAAEITDVLGNRLRTVRLHGYRRPATPPPALVAVAHGSRHPGAAPTVRALLTRIRALRPGLPVHLGHIELNRPLLADTLASLHGTSDAVVLVPLLFGHGHHVTHDLPAALAAAPHLTGRTAAPLGPHALLAEALHGRLLEAGFPTGPHDGRGPAVVLAAAGSRAPRSARDTARTARLLSTRLGGIPVLPAYAHPSPATTPGGDASRRPSRIAAAPTVPDAVRALADRGHHPDDIAVAACFAAPGRFADRCAALAPGPAAAPLGDHPALARLVLHRYDQALSTGTGSGTDVPRAATVAV from the coding sequence ATGACGGCGTCGACAGCGAACCAACCCACCCAGGAATCCCGCCTCTCCGCCCCGACACCCGGGCCGTCCGCCCCGCCCTTCGCCCCCCTGGCCGCCGCCGGCCTCGCCGCCGAGATCACCGACGTCCTCGGCAACCGCCTGCGCACCGTCCGCCTGCACGGCTACCGCCGCCCCGCCACCCCGCCGCCCGCCCTCGTGGCCGTCGCCCACGGCAGCCGGCACCCAGGAGCCGCCCCCACCGTCCGAGCCCTCCTCACCCGGATCCGGGCGCTCCGCCCCGGCCTCCCCGTCCACCTCGGCCACATCGAGCTGAACCGGCCGCTGCTCGCCGACACCCTGGCCTCGCTGCACGGCACATCCGACGCCGTCGTCCTGGTGCCGCTGCTCTTCGGCCACGGCCACCACGTCACCCACGACCTGCCCGCCGCGCTCGCCGCCGCCCCGCACCTCACCGGCCGGACCGCGGCCCCCCTGGGCCCACACGCCCTCCTGGCCGAGGCCCTGCACGGCCGCCTCCTGGAAGCCGGCTTCCCCACCGGCCCCCATGACGGCCGCGGACCCGCCGTCGTCCTGGCCGCCGCCGGCTCCCGCGCCCCCCGCTCCGCCCGTGACACCGCCCGCACCGCCCGCCTCCTCTCCACCCGCCTCGGCGGCATCCCCGTCCTGCCCGCCTATGCCCACCCGTCGCCCGCCACCACCCCGGGAGGAGACGCTTCGCGTCGCCCCTCCCGGATTGCCGCCGCCCCCACCGTCCCCGACGCCGTCCGCGCGCTGGCCGACCGCGGCCACCACCCCGACGACATAGCCGTCGCCGCCTGCTTCGCCGCCCCCGGCCGCTTCGCCGACCGGTGCGCGGCCCTCGCCCCCGGGCCCGCCGCCGCCCCTCTGGGCGACCACCCCGCGCTGGCCCGCCTCGTACTGCACCGCTACGACCAGGCGCTCTCCACGGGCACCGGATCCGGCACCGACGTCCCCAGGGCGGCTACCGTCGCCGTATGA
- a CDS encoding molybdopterin oxidoreductase family protein, with protein MDAAAIAPIETHCPYCALQCGMGLRPATGPGGPAVEVVERPAFPVNRGALCGKGRTAHELLAPGARLTSPLVRDADTGQLVPAGWDAALGRVTEGLRRAGAVYGRDAVGVFGGGGLTNEKAYALGKFARVVLGTSQIDYNGRFCMSSAGGPADYSGITYARIAAEDGVFWPCPAGPDDPAGPDAPADTAGSAGVAEGAKRAVTGAQATRGEPAGVPGHPGTPRLFLDRFATSDGRARFAPVTHRPADEEPDAGYPVVLTTGRVLAQHQSGAQTRRVAALNAAEPGPYVELHPRLADRLGIADGEPVAVVSRRGRAVAPARVSPAIRPDTVFMPFHWPGEGRANSLTNPALDPVSRMPEFKVCAVRVERPGP; from the coding sequence ATGGACGCCGCCGCCATCGCCCCGATCGAGACCCACTGTCCCTACTGCGCGCTGCAATGCGGCATGGGGCTGCGGCCCGCCACCGGGCCGGGCGGCCCCGCGGTGGAGGTCGTGGAGCGGCCCGCGTTCCCCGTGAACCGGGGCGCGCTGTGCGGCAAGGGGCGGACGGCGCACGAACTGCTGGCCCCCGGGGCGCGGTTGACGTCTCCCCTGGTGCGCGACGCGGACACCGGGCAGTTGGTGCCGGCCGGTTGGGACGCGGCCCTGGGCCGGGTCACGGAGGGACTGCGGCGGGCCGGCGCGGTGTACGGGCGGGACGCGGTCGGGGTGTTCGGCGGCGGCGGGCTGACCAACGAGAAGGCGTATGCGCTGGGGAAGTTCGCGCGGGTGGTGCTGGGCACGTCGCAGATCGACTACAACGGCCGCTTCTGCATGTCGTCGGCCGGCGGGCCGGCGGACTACTCGGGGATCACCTACGCGCGGATCGCGGCGGAGGACGGGGTGTTCTGGCCCTGTCCGGCGGGCCCGGACGACCCGGCAGGCCCGGACGCCCCGGCCGACACGGCGGGTTCGGCGGGCGTGGCGGAGGGCGCGAAGCGGGCCGTGACGGGGGCCCAGGCGACCCGCGGGGAGCCGGCCGGGGTCCCGGGCCATCCCGGCACCCCGCGGCTCTTCCTGGACCGGTTCGCGACGTCCGACGGCCGGGCCCGCTTCGCGCCGGTCACGCACCGCCCGGCGGACGAGGAGCCGGACGCCGGATACCCGGTGGTGCTGACGACGGGGCGGGTGCTGGCGCAGCACCAGTCGGGCGCGCAGACCCGCCGGGTGGCCGCGCTGAACGCCGCCGAGCCCGGACCCTACGTCGAGCTCCACCCGCGGCTGGCGGACCGCCTCGGGATAGCCGACGGCGAGCCGGTCGCGGTGGTGTCCCGGCGCGGCCGGGCGGTGGCACCGGCCCGGGTGAGCCCGGCGATCCGCCCGGACACGGTGTTCATGCCGTTCCACTGGCCGGGCGAGGGCCGGGCCAACTCCCTGACCAATCCGGCGCTCGACCCGGTGTCCCGGATGCCGGAGTTCAAGGTGTGCGCCGTCCGGGTCGAGCGGCCGGGGCCGTAG
- a CDS encoding adenosine deaminase: MPSTPASAPAHRPLPKAELHLHIEGTLEPGLAFTLAGRNGVTLPYATEDELRRAYSFTDLQSFLNLYYALMEVLRTEDDFADLAHAYLARAKEQGVRHAEIFFDPQAHTSRGVPLGTVIRGLARALDVAPETYGITTRLIMCFLRDESAESALTTFEAARPYLDRITAVGLDSAEVGHPPSKFQEVFALAREAGLKCVAHAGEEGPAAYVWEALDLLGVDRVDHGVRCMEDERLVARLVAERIPLTVCPLSNVRLRVVEDLADHPLPAMLDAGLLVTLNSDDPAYFGGYADDNFTAVRDALGLDEATLRTLARNSFLASFLDEETRAAYLRELDAH, translated from the coding sequence GTGCCCTCCACCCCCGCGAGCGCCCCCGCCCACCGGCCCCTCCCCAAGGCCGAACTCCACCTCCACATCGAGGGCACCCTGGAGCCCGGCCTGGCCTTCACGCTCGCCGGACGCAACGGCGTCACCCTGCCCTACGCCACCGAGGACGAGCTCCGCCGCGCCTACTCCTTCACCGACCTGCAGTCCTTCCTGAACCTCTACTACGCGCTGATGGAGGTGCTGCGCACTGAGGACGACTTCGCGGACCTGGCGCACGCCTACCTGGCGCGCGCCAAGGAGCAGGGCGTACGGCACGCCGAGATCTTCTTCGACCCGCAGGCGCACACCTCCCGCGGCGTCCCCCTGGGCACGGTCATCCGCGGCCTCGCCCGGGCACTGGACGTCGCCCCGGAGACGTACGGCATCACGACCCGGCTGATCATGTGCTTCCTGCGCGACGAGAGCGCCGAGTCGGCCCTGACGACCTTCGAGGCGGCCCGCCCCTACCTGGACCGGATCACCGCCGTCGGCCTGGACTCCGCCGAGGTCGGCCACCCGCCGTCGAAGTTCCAGGAGGTCTTCGCGCTGGCCCGGGAGGCCGGCCTCAAGTGCGTGGCCCACGCGGGCGAGGAGGGCCCGGCGGCCTACGTGTGGGAGGCGCTGGACCTCCTCGGCGTGGACCGGGTCGACCACGGGGTGCGCTGCATGGAGGACGAGCGCCTGGTCGCCCGCCTGGTCGCCGAGCGCATCCCGCTGACCGTGTGCCCGCTGTCCAACGTCCGGCTGCGGGTCGTCGAGGACCTCGCCGACCACCCGCTGCCCGCCATGCTGGACGCCGGCCTGCTGGTCACCCTCAACTCCGACGACCCCGCCTACTTCGGCGGCTACGCCGACGACAACTTCACCGCCGTACGGGACGCCCTCGGCCTGGACGAGGCGACGCTGCGGACCCTCGCCCGCAACTCCTTCCTGGCGTCCTTCCTGGACGAGGAGACCCGCGCCGCCTACCTCCGGGAACTCGACGCCCACTGA
- a CDS encoding gamma-glutamylcyclotransferase family protein: MSTEAERLPFFVYGTLRPGEVNYARTLRGRTAAEEPARIVGAVLYEGPGYPYATTGPADAVVHGALIHPRDADYDAVRAALDHLEGYSPGTPAGAGNLYERVATEAVRPDGSTVRAWVYLAAEPLAARLRAGGTPIAGGHWTGRTAGTSPG, from the coding sequence ATGTCCACCGAGGCCGAGCGCCTGCCGTTCTTCGTCTACGGGACGCTGCGCCCCGGCGAGGTCAACTACGCCCGCACCCTGCGCGGCCGGACCGCCGCCGAGGAACCGGCCCGGATCGTCGGCGCGGTGCTCTACGAGGGCCCCGGCTACCCGTACGCCACCACCGGGCCGGCCGACGCGGTGGTGCACGGCGCGCTGATCCACCCCCGCGACGCCGACTACGACGCAGTCCGGGCCGCGCTGGACCACCTGGAGGGCTACAGCCCGGGCACCCCGGCGGGCGCCGGAAACCTCTACGAACGGGTGGCCACCGAGGCCGTCCGCCCTGACGGCAGCACTGTCCGGGCCTGGGTGTACCTGGCGGCCGAGCCCCTCGCCGCCCGTCTGCGGGCCGGCGGAACACCGATCGCCGGCGGCCACTGGACCGGCCGCACCGCCGGCACGTCCCCCGGATAA